Proteins from one Capricornis sumatraensis isolate serow.1 chromosome 2, serow.2, whole genome shotgun sequence genomic window:
- the LOC138073098 gene encoding C-reactive protein-like isoform X1 — MERLLCFLALIGFSRVLGQTDLHKKAFVFPKETENSYVSLRTQLETPLKAFTVCLYFYTELARTRSYSIFSYATRQQPNEILIFWSKGRGYTFGVHGKEISFQSFENTQAPTHICASWESTSGIAELWVNGKPRVRKSLEKGASLGKDASIILGQEQDAFAGGFDRNQCLVGDIGDVNMWDFVLSPEEINTVYVGGNLSPNVLNWKALNYEAKGEVFVKPQLW, encoded by the exons ATGGAGAGGCTGTTGTGCTTCCTGGCCTTGATCGGCTTCTCTAGGGTTTTGGGCCAGACAG ACTTGCATAAGAAGGCCTTCGTGTTTCCCAAAGAGACGGAGAATTCCTACGTATCTCTGAGAACACAGTTAGAGACCCCACTCAAAGCCTTCACCGTGTGTCTCTATTTCTACACAGAGCTGGCCCGAACCCGCAGCTACAGCATCTTCTCTTATGCCACCAGGCAGCAACCTAACGAGATCCTCATATTTTGGTCTAAGGGTAGAGGCTATACTTTTGGAGTACATGGGAAGGAGATATCATTCCAGAGTTTCGAAAATACTCAAGCTCCAACACACATCTGTGCCAGCTGGGAGTCCACCTCTGGAATTGCAGAGCTCTGGGTGAATGGGAAACCCCGGGTGAGGAAGAGTCTGGAGAAGGGAGCCTCTCTGGGGAAAGACGCCAGCATCATCCTGGGGCAGGAGCAGGATGCGTTCGCTGGGGGCTTTGATAGAAACCAGTGTTTGGTGGGAGACATTGGAGATGTGAACATGTGGGACTTTGTGCTGTCGCCGGAAGAGATTAACACTGTCTATGTTGGTGGGAACCTCAGTCCTAATGTCCTTAACTGGAAGGCGCTGAACTATGAAGCAAAGGGTGAGGTGTTCGTTAAGCCTCAGCTGTGGTAG
- the LOC138073098 gene encoding C-reactive protein-like isoform X2, producing the protein MERLLCFLALIGFSRVLGQTDLHKKAFVFPKETENSYVSLRTQLETPLKAFTVCLYFYTELARTRKINTVYVGGNLSPNVLNWKALNYEAKGEVFVKPQLW; encoded by the exons ATGGAGAGGCTGTTGTGCTTCCTGGCCTTGATCGGCTTCTCTAGGGTTTTGGGCCAGACAG ACTTGCATAAGAAGGCCTTCGTGTTTCCCAAAGAGACGGAGAATTCCTACGTATCTCTGAGAACACAGTTAGAGACCCCACTCAAAGCCTTCACCGTGTGTCTCTATTTCTACACAGAGCTGGCCCGAACCCGCA AGATTAACACTGTCTATGTTGGTGGGAACCTCAGTCCTAATGTCCTTAACTGGAAGGCGCTGAACTATGAAGCAAAGGGTGAGGTGTTCGTTAAGCCTCAGCTGTGGTAG
- the LOC138073098 gene encoding C-reactive protein-like isoform X3, translating into MERLLCFLALIGFSRVLGQTDLHKKAFVFPKETENSYVSLRTQLETPLKAFTVCLYFYTELARTRSPNVLNWKALNYEAKGEVFVKPQLW; encoded by the exons ATGGAGAGGCTGTTGTGCTTCCTGGCCTTGATCGGCTTCTCTAGGGTTTTGGGCCAGACAG ACTTGCATAAGAAGGCCTTCGTGTTTCCCAAAGAGACGGAGAATTCCTACGTATCTCTGAGAACACAGTTAGAGACCCCACTCAAAGCCTTCACCGTGTGTCTCTATTTCTACACAGAGCTGGCCCGAACCCG CAGTCCTAATGTCCTTAACTGGAAGGCGCTGAACTATGAAGCAAAGGGTGAGGTGTTCGTTAAGCCTCAGCTGTGGTAG